The Hymenobacter oligotrophus genome segment GCTGCTGATTATGGCCACTATTGAGCACAGCTGGTCGGTGCGCAAAGCTGCGCTGGGCTTCGTGGCCTCGCTGGTGCCTTTCGGCACGTTTTGGGCCGATAAGAAGCTCTTTCGGGAATAGCCGATTGGTGGCGGATAGTAGCGCGGACTTTGGCTACGCCGACCTTCGGTTGTAGTTCGCGTCCCCGGATAGTAATTTCTAATCGTTGTGGATGATTGAGTTTACTATCTGCGGACGCGGACTACAAAGTTCGCACTACGGCTGTTTCGGATGCACCTTGCCGCAACTGCGCAATTACCTGCTCGCGCATGCGCCGCATCGACTCACGGGCAAACTTGCGCTGCAACATGCGCCCGAACAGCTTGAAGCCGATGCGGTAGAAGAAGTTTTGGATGCGGTCGGGCTGCGAGTAGGCTTTCACCTGAAACCGCACGCGGCCGGTGCGCAGCTGCTTGTGCACGGTAAAGGTGATTTCGCCCTTTTCGAAGTGGCCCTCGAGGGTGCGGTAGTTGTAGCCCCACACCTGCTCGGGGCCGTCGTCGGGCGAAGGAGTGCGCTGCTCGTCGATGACGCCGCCAATGCGCACGCCAAACCAAAACGTGAACCCCAGAAACTGCCCGCGCAGCAGCATCACGCGCTCGGCCAACGGCTGCTCCGGCACGAAGATGCCGGTAATCAGATCGGGCGGCGGAAAAGAGTAGTTCAGCAGCACTTGCTTGGCCGCCTCAAAGCTGCCGCCGGCCACGGGCGGGCCCGGCGGCTCGGCAGGTAAGTCAGTGCCGTAGTCATCGAGCTGCCAACCGGTTTCGGAGGTGTACTCGTGTACGCGCTCCAAGTCGTAGTTTACTTTGGCCTTGCCGTAGGCCTCGAGCTGCGTGCGGTACTGGTGCCAGGCCGGTACGCCCGTGGGGTTAGCTGCGCTCATGGTGCTCCTTGCGCTTTTCGGCACCGTCGTGCTCGGTGGTATCTACTTGCACCGGACCTAGGGCTTGGCCGCCGCTCTCTTCGGCTACGCGCTGGCAAAACGTAACCCAGGTTTGCTCCTGCACCTGCTTGCCCACGCCGAGGGTGCCGTAGGCAAAGGCCACCAGCCCATCGCGCGCGCGGGCTTTGGAGTGAATTTCGAAACGCAACACATCGGGCTGGTTGGGCAATTGGCGCAACGAAAACCGAATGTGGCCGGCTTCGGGGTGGCCTTCGAGGGTCAGCAGCTCGAAGTGCTGTTTGCCTGCTTCGGTTACGCGCACCGAGCCATTCCAAGGGCCCAGAATTTTGATGTGAAATTCGTCGCCCACGTGCAGGCCGTGCTTTTCGCCCTTTTCCTTGTGAAACTCGGCCAGCAGGCCCGGCGAGTATCGCTCAATGTTGCACTGAATGTCGTGCATGAGGGCGGCGGCGGATTGCTTCGGATGGGCTATATCGATGTAGTAGCGCCGCTCTGTAAAAGGCCCGGCGCCCTGTTCGGCGGTTTGCGGATTCTGAGACATATGTGCAGCCCCTGCCCGGGGAAGGAACACGGCAGGTGCTTTGCTGAAAACGATGCCCGCCAGCCGGAGGTTAGCTCGGGCGCCGGCGCGGCGGCTACACCTAGGTGCTGTAGTTGCTGAGCAGGCAAGTGGGCCGCCTCCGATTGATTTTCGAACCGAGAAGTCTCGGGCCCTACCAAGATTGTGCGCCGTTGCTCAGCGCAGGTAACGCGTACACCAATTCACGGCCAAATCGGCTACTTCCTCGAGGGCGCCGGGCTCCTCAAACAAGTGCCCCGCGCCTTGCACCACCCGCATTTGGCACGGGCCACCTAGGGCATCCATGGCTTGTTCGTTCAGCCCAATTACGGGCCAATCCTGCCCGCCCACAATCAGCAGCGACGGCGCCGAAACGCGGTGCAGGGCGGGCAGCACCAAATCGGGGCGGCCACCGCGCGAGATTACCGCGTGCACCTGCGAGCCGAGCTCGGCCGCCGCGCGCATGGCTGAAGCCGCGCCCGTGCTGGCCCCAAAGAAGCCCAACCGCAAATCGTGAAGGCGCTGCTCGCGGCGCACCCAGCTGGTGGCACCTAGCAGGCGGCGCGTCAGCAAATCAATGTCAAACCGAGCCTCAAAGTGCTGGTCTTCTTCGGGCGTCAGCAAGTCGAAAAGCAACGTAGCAAAGCCGGCTTTTTGCAGGCGCTGGGCTACAAATCGGTTGCGCGAGCTAAGGCGGCTGCTGCCGCTGCCGTGCGAAAACACGACAATGCCGGAGGCGCGAGCGGGTACCGTCAGGTCGCCGAGCAAGGTAGCTTGCGGCAGCTCCAGCCGTACTGCCGTGGTAGTCGGCGTAACTACTGATGAATTCATGCGTGCAGAGAGAAGGTACCCGGCTTTACGCAACGGCCGCCAAAAGGTGCCGGGCCGCGGCAGAGCAAGTGCGTTTCGAAACGCGGTTTTTCCGAAGTCAGAGCGCAATAGCGCGGCGCCACTTTTTCAGCTATTTTTCCGGAGTAAAGCCCGCCGCAGTGCCTCGTTATACCTCCTTCGACGCCAATGCCACCATCAACGGCGAGAGCATACGCTCGTTGCTGGCCGGCTTGCGCGTGGCCAACCACGGCCCGGAGCTGCTGGCGCGCCACGGCATTGCCGAAAACCCCGAGCCCGGCAAGTGGTACCCCATGCAAGCCTGGCTCGATGTGCTGGCCGATGTAGAAGCCAAATTTGGCGCCGAAACGCTTTACAGCATCGGGCTGCAGGTCGTCGACCACAGCCAATTTCCGGCTTCGCTGCACACGCTTGCGCAAGCCATGCGCGGGCTCGACCTCACCTACCGCACCAACGTGCACGGCCACAACATGGGCTACTACCACGTGGCGCGCGAGGCCGAGCGCGAGCTGGTGCTGCACTGCCGCACGCCCAACCCCGTGCCGTTCGACCTAGGGATTATTACCGGGCTGGCCCGCCGTTTTAAACCCGCCGATGCCGTGCGCGTGAAGGTGGAGGTGGAGCCCGAGCGCCCCGTACCCACCGATCCGCACCTCACCGCTTTCAGCATTCGGTGGTAACGCGGCGGCCATCCGAACCCGGGCCTTATTTTTACCTGCGGCAGTTCTGTTGCGCAAGCGCTGCAGTGCTGCTGCCACACCTCTTTTTTACCTTCTTCCTGATGCGTACTCGCTTTATCAAGCCACTACTCGGCGGCTTGTTTGCCCTGGCCCTAGGTGGCGCGGCACCGGCCACGGCCCAAACCGCTTCGGCCCCCAACCGCTTCGTTGCCGATTCGCTCGATCGGTACATTCAGCGCGGCATGCGCCAATGGCAAATTCCGGGGCTGGCCGTGGTGGTGGTGAAAGATGGGCAAGTGGTGGTCAGCAAAGGCTACGGCGTGCGCGACCTTGCCAAGAAAGAGCCCGTTGACGACAAGACGCTG includes the following:
- a CDS encoding dienelactone hydrolase family protein, producing the protein MNSSVVTPTTTAVRLELPQATLLGDLTVPARASGIVVFSHGSGSSRLSSRNRFVAQRLQKAGFATLLFDLLTPEEDQHFEARFDIDLLTRRLLGATSWVRREQRLHDLRLGFFGASTGAASAMRAAAELGSQVHAVISRGGRPDLVLPALHRVSAPSLLIVGGQDWPVIGLNEQAMDALGGPCQMRVVQGAGHLFEEPGALEEVADLAVNWCTRYLR
- a CDS encoding DUF1990 domain-containing protein, giving the protein MSAANPTGVPAWHQYRTQLEAYGKAKVNYDLERVHEYTSETGWQLDDYGTDLPAEPPGPPVAGGSFEAAKQVLLNYSFPPPDLITGIFVPEQPLAERVMLLRGQFLGFTFWFGVRIGGVIDEQRTPSPDDGPEQVWGYNYRTLEGHFEKGEITFTVHKQLRTGRVRFQVKAYSQPDRIQNFFYRIGFKLFGRMLQRKFARESMRRMREQVIAQLRQGASETAVVRTL
- a CDS encoding DUF1990 domain-containing protein is translated as MSQNPQTAEQGAGPFTERRYYIDIAHPKQSAAALMHDIQCNIERYSPGLLAEFHKEKGEKHGLHVGDEFHIKILGPWNGSVRVTEAGKQHFELLTLEGHPEAGHIRFSLRQLPNQPDVLRFEIHSKARARDGLVAFAYGTLGVGKQVQEQTWVTFCQRVAEESGGQALGPVQVDTTEHDGAEKRKEHHERS